GGCATCGCCCTGCTGTCCCGGCTGCACCGGCGCGGCGGCGGCGTCACGGGCGTGACCGGCGTCTCCACCTTCGTCTCCTCCGGCAACCGGGCGGACGTCTCCGGCAACGACGTCCTCCAGTACTGGTACGAGGACCCCGACACCGACGTCGTCCTCATGTACCTGGAGTCCATCGGCAACCCCCGCAAGTTCACCCGCCTCGCCCGCCGCACCGCCGCCGCGAAGCCGCTGGTCGTGGTCCAGGGCGCCCGGCACGGAGCGGCTCCCCAGGGGCATGCCGTACGGGCGACCCGACTGCCGCACGCGACCGTCTCGGCGCTGCTGAGGCAGGCCGGCGTCATCCGGGTCGACACCATCACCGAGCTGGTGGACGCCGGGCTGCTCCTCGCCCGCCAGCCGCTGCCGGCCGGGCCCCGGGTGGCGATCCTCGGCAACTCCGAGTCGCTCGGCCTGCTCACGTACGACGCGTGTCTCGCCGAGGGGCTGCGACCGCACCCCCCGCAAGACCTGACCACGGCGGCCTCCGCCGCGGACTTCCACACAGCCCTGTCGCGGGCGCTGGCCGACGACCGGTGCGACGCGGTGATCGTCACCGCCATACCGGCGGTGGGGGAGGGCTCGATCGCGGACGCGGCCCTCGCCGACGCGCTGCGCTCCGCTGCGGCCGCAGCCCCGGCCAAGCCGGTCCTGGTGGTGCACGTGGAGCTGGGCGGCCTGGCAGAGGCCCTCTCGGCGGCGGCGAGCACGGCACCGCAGGCCGACGCGGACAACGGGCCGCAAACCCGCCCCGACAGCCCTCAGGTCACCCCCCGCCCGACGCCTCCCGGAGAACCCCCTGAGGACTCTCACCTCATCCCCGCCTACCCCGCCGCCGAACGCGCCGTCCGTGCCCTGGCGCAGGCCGTCACCTACGCGCAGTGGAGGCGTGACGCCGCCGACCCCGGCAAGGTGCCCGAGTACGAGGACATCGACCAGAAGGGCGCCGCCGCGCTGATCGACGGGCTCCTCGCGCGCGGGCAGGGACTCACGCTCGGCACGGAGGAGACCTGCGACCTGCTCGGCCACTACGGCATCCACGTCCACCGCGCCCTGCCCGCCCCGACCCCCGACGCCGCCGCCGAGGCCGCCCGCACCCTCGGCTACCCCGTCGCCCTCAAGGCCACCGCCCCGCACCTGCGGCACCGCGCCGACCTGGGCGGCGTACGCCTCGACCTCGCGGACGAGGACCAACTGCGGCGGTCGTACACCGAGTTGACCGAGCTGTTCGGAGCGCCCGAGGAGCTGCGCCCCGTCGTGCAGCGGATGGCGCCGCGCGGCGTGGACGTCGTCGTACGGGCCGTCATCGACCCCGCGGCCGGAGCCGTGCTCTCCTTCGGGCTCGCCGGGGCCGCCTCGCAGTTGCTCGGGGACACGGCCCACCGGCTGATCCCGGTCACCGACAAAGAGGCGACCTCGCTGGTGCGCTCGATCCGCACCGCCCCCCTGCTGTTCGGCTGGCGCGGCTCCGCACCGGCCGACACCCGCGCCCTGGAGGAGTTGCTGTTGCGGGTGTCCCGGCTGGTCGACGACCACCCCGAGGTCGTCGCGGTCACCCTGGAGCCGGTCGTCGTCGCCTCGCACGGCCTGAGCGTCCTGGGCGCCTCCGTCCGCCTCGCGCCGCCGCCCGCCCGCGACGACCTCGGCCCGCGGACCCTCCCCGCGTACTGACAGGGGGCGAGCGGTGCCTCGCAGTCAGTCGTCCCCCGTAGGATGGGCGTCATGGCCAAGACCAGTACGACGACCCAGGGGCTGCGGGCGGCGATCGAGCGCAGCGGCTACTACCCGGCCCTCGTGGCCGAGGCGGTGGAGGCCGCCGTGGGCGGCGAGCCCATCCGGTCGTACCTGGTCCATCAGGAGACGACGTTCGACCAGAACGAGGTGCGGCGGCACGTGACGGTGCTCGTCCTCACCGACCACCGCTTCATCGTCAGCCACACCGACGAACAGGCCGCCGACGGCACCTCCCCGACGCCGTACGCCACGACGTCGACGGAGTCCGTGAAGCTGAGCCGCATCTCGTCGATCGTGGTCAGCCGCGTGGTGGCCAACCCGGAGTCGTACAAGCCGGGCACCCTGCCCCGTGAGGTCGTCCTCACCATCGGCTGGGGCGCCGTCTCCCGCATCGACCTGGAGCCGGCCGCCTGCGGCGACCCCAACTGCGAGGCGGACCACGGCTACACCGGCAACTCGACGGCGGACGACCTCAGCCTGCGCGTCAGCGAGGCCGGGGACGGACCGGAGACCGTGCGTCAGGCGCTCGCCTTCGCGCAGGCTCTCTCCGAGGCGACCGCGGACACCGCTCACTGATGGCACACCCCAAGACGGCCTGGGACCACCACCCCGAACCGCTCACCGTCGCCTCAGCACCGTCCCCCGAGTACGGCAGCGGCTCCCTCGCCGACCTGCTGCCCACACTGGCCGCCGGTCTGGGCGTGCCGGGCATGACCGCCGCGATCTCCGAGCTGACCCCCGCCGACCGGAACTGCGTGTTCCTGATCGACGGCCTCGGCTGGGAGCAGCTCAAGGCGCACCCAGAGGACGCCCCCTTCATGACGTCCCTGCTCGCCACCTCGCGCGGCGGCACCGGACGTCCCCTCACCGCCGGCTACCCGGCGACCACGGCCACCTCCCTGGCCTCCGTCGGCACCGGCCTGCCGCCCGGCGCGCACGGCCTGCCCGGCTACACCGTGCGCAACCCGGACACCGGCGAGCTGATGAACCAGCTGCGCTGGCAGCCGTGGACCCCGCCCGGCCCCTGGCAGCCGTACCCGACGGTCTTCCAGCTGGCCCACCAGGCGGGCGTGCACGCCGCGCAGGTGTCGTCCCCGACCTTCGAGAACACCCCGCTGACCAAGGTCGCGCTCAGCGGTGGAAGGTTCCTCGGGCGGCTGACCGGCGAGGACCGTATGGACCTGGCGGCCGAGCAACTGGCCGCGGGCGACCGCTCCCTGGTCTACACGTACTTCGCCGAGGTCGACGGCGCCGGCCACCGCTTCGGCGTCGACTCCGACACCTGGCGCGGCCAGCTCATGTACGCCGACCGCCTGGTCCAACGCCTGGCCGAGCAACTGCCGCCGCGCAGCGCCCTCTACATCACCGCCGACCACGGCATGATCGACGTGCCGTTCGACGAGGAACACCGCATCGACTTCGACGAGGACTGGGAGCTGAGCGCCGGAGTCGCCCTGCTCGGCGGCGAGGGCCGCGCCCGGCACGTCTACGCGGTGCCCGGCGCCGCGAACGACGTCCTGACCTGCTGGCGAGAGGTGCTCGGCGAGCAGTTCTGGGTGGCCTCCCGCGACGAGGCCATCGCGGCGGGCTGGTTCGGCCCGAAGATCGACGAACGGGTGTACGGCCGGATCGGAGACGTGGTCGCCGCCGCGCGCGACGACGTCCTGCTCATCGCCTCCGAGCGGGAGCCGAAGGAGTCGGCGATGGTCGGCAACCACGGTTCGATGACCCCCGCCGAGCAGCTGGTCCCGCTGCTCGAAGTACGCTCCTGAAGCCCCACCCCGATTCCTCCGCCTGACCCCTCCCGCCGAAAGGTGCTCAACTCGACATGCCCGAGCTGGTGTTCTTCTCCGGAACGATGGACTGCGGGAAGTCGACGCTGGCTCTGCAGATCGAGCACAACCGCTCGGCGCGAGGCCTCCAGGGCATGATCTTCTCGCGCGACGACCGCGCCGGCGAGGGCAAGCTGTCCTCCCGCCTCGGCCTGGTCACCGACGCGGTGGAGGTCGAGGACGGCCAGGACCTGTACGCCTACCTCGTCGACCACCTCTCGCAAGGCGGCCGCGCGGACTACGTGATCGCCGACGAGGCGCAGTTCCTCGCGCCGGAGCAGATCGACCAACTCGCGCGTGTGGTCGACGACCTGGGGCTCGACGTCTACGCCTTCGGCATCACGACCGACTTCCGCTCCAAGCTGTTCCCTGGCTCCCAGCGGCTGGTGGAACTGGCCGACCGGGTCGAGGTGCTCCAGGTCGAGGCCCTGTGCTGGTGCGGCGCCCGGGCCACGCACAACGCCCGCACGATAGGCGGCGTCATGGTCGTCGAGGGCGCCCAGGTGGTCGTCGGAGACGTCACCCACTCCGCCGACGAGATCGGCTACGAGGTCCTGTGCCGCCGCCACCACAGGCGCCGCATGACCTCGGCGACGGCCCGCGCGGCGGCCCTGTCCCCGGACGTGCTGCCGGTGTCGTCCTCCTGACCATCGGCGGTGTCGTGCTCCTGTCCACTCGGCGGCGCCGTGTCCCGACCACCCGGTGGACCGGCAGACCGTCAGCGCGGCCGTTGGAGCAGCGCGAACCGCGCCCCCTCCGGATCCGCCACCGCCGCCACCCGGCCGCGCGTGGTGTCGTGGGCCGGCTTCAGGACCTGCCCGCCCAGATGCACAAGGTGATCCAGGGCGTCGTCGACGTCCGCGACCTGGAAGTACGTCTCCCAGTGCGGCCCCCGGTCGCGGGGCAGCGCCTGCCCCAGCCCGTGGACGCCGGCGACGGGCCGGCCGCCGAGGTGCAGGGTCACGTAGTCGAAGTCGGCTGAGACCACCGGCTCCTCGTAGCCGAACACCGTCCGGTAGAACTTGGCGACACTCGCCGACTCGAAAGTCAGCAGCTCGTTCCAGGCGGGCGTGCCGGGGACGCCCGAGACGGCCGTGCCGAGGTGCGCGGCGGCCTGCCAGATGCCGAAGACCGCCCCCGAGGGATCGGAGCCGATCGCCAGGCGGCCGGCGTCGGCGGCGTCCAGCGGGCCCACGCCGATCGTGCCGCCGCAGCTGCGCACCGTCTCGGCGGTCCGGTCGGCGTTCTCCGAGGCGAAGTAGGGGGTCCACGCGATGGGCAGATGACGGTCCGGCGGCAGCCGGCCGATGCCCGCCACCTCGTGCCCGTCGAGCAGCGCCCGTACATACGGGCCGAGTTGCTGGGGGCCCGGCTGGAACTCCCAGCCGAACAACGTTCCGTAGAACTCCTGGGTCGCGGCCGGCCCGTGCACCATCAGACTCACCCAGCAGGGCGTGCCGGGCGTGTGCCGAGCGGGTGTGTCGCCGTTCGGACCGGCTGACTCCCGTGCGTCGGTCATCGTCACTCTCTTCTCGGCCTCGCGGCGGGCGTGCTCTGCGCAGCCCTCGTGGGTACGCCCTGCGGGGCGGCCCCTGTCCGGGAGAATGCCTGATGTGCGGGGCGCTGTCCCTTGCGGCGCGCTTATCGCAGGTGTCGTTCAGCTGTACAACATGTGCTTGTTCCCGTACACCGCGTGATCGCCCTGTCCGGCCGAGCACAGTAGCCGGACACGGGCGGCTCGGCCACCCCTGTGCGCGAGGATGGAGCCATGAACGCCATCATCTCCGCATCCGACCTCGCGAGCGTGACGGGCGCCAACCCGCCTGTCCTGCTCGATGTCCGCTGGCAGCTCACCGTGGCCAAGGCGTCAGGTGAGCCGCCGTACGACGGCCGGGCCGCGTACAAGGCAGGTCACCTCCCCGGGGCCGTCTTCGTCGACCTGGACCGGGAGTTGGCCTCGGCGCCGGGGGAGGGCGGTCGGCATCCGCTGCCCGACCTCGCGCGCTTCGGTGCCGCGATGCGCCGGGCGGGCGTGTCGTCCGGGAGGCCGGTGGTCGTCTACGACGGCGGCCAGGGCTGGGCGGCGGCCCGGGCGTGGTGGCTGCTGCGCTGGACGGGGCACCCGGACGTGCGGGTCCTCGACGGCGGGTTGCCGGCCTGGGAGGGGCCGTTGGAGAAGACCGTGCCGACACCGGCCGAGGGCGACTTCGTGCCCGAGCCGGGGGCGGCCGGCCTGCTCGACGCCGGCGCCGCCGCGGAGTTGGCGCGGGCCGGGGTCCTGCTGGACGCGCGGGCGGGGGAGCGGTACCGGGGCGAGGTGGAGCCGATCGATCCGGTGGCCGGGCACATCCCGGGAGCGGTGTCCGCGCCCACCACGGAGAACGTGGGGGCGGACGGATGCTTCCTCGCCGCCGAGGAACTGCGCGCGCGTTTCAAGGGGCTTGGCGTGACCGAGGACGCGCGGGTCGGTGTGTACTGCGGGTCGGGGGTGTCCGCGGCCCACGAGGTCCTGGCGCTGGCGGTCGCCGGCATTCCGGCGGAGCTGTACGTGGGTTCGTGGTCGGAGTGGTCCTCGGACCCGGACCGGCCGGTGGCGGTGGGACCGGATCCCCAGTAACCCGACACGAGTGAGGGCCGCGCCCGGAAGGCGCGGCCCTCACTCTCGTGTAGTCGTAGCCGATCCGGCTACTCCTGCTTCTTGCGCCGCGTCCCGAACACGATCTCGTCCCAGCTCGGGACGGCGGCTCTGCGGCCCGGTCGGACGCCGTCGGCCTCGGCCTGCCGGTCGGTGGCGCCGATGAGCCGGTCGCGGTGGCTGCCGACGGAGCGCGGCATGAGCACGTCCGCGTAGGCGGCACCGGCCGAGGCGGCGGGAGCCGGGGGCTCCTCCGCCTCCGGTTCGGCGACGGGCTCCTCCTCCTCGGGCTCCGGTGCCGGCCGCTCCGGCACCACCAGGTCGCCGCGGAAGCTCGGCACCGCCTCCAGCAGGCTGGTCAGCGAGTCCCGCTCATCCGGGCTCTCCTCCACCGGCTCGGACGCCTGCGCCGGAAGGCTGAGGCGCTCCCGGTCGCCGGAACGGTCCAGCGGCCGGTCGCGCGGCAGCCGGGCGATCCGCGGGACGAACGGGAAGCTGGGCTCGGGCGCGGCCAGGTCGTCGGACTCGCCGATGAGCATGCGCGCCTCGTCGTCGACGGCCTGGACGAGCCGCCGGGGCGGGTCGTACGTCCAGCTCGCCGAGTGCGGTTCGCCCGCGACGCGGTAGACCAGCAGGACTTCCCACGTGCCGTCGTCGCGACGCCACGAGTCCCACTGGACGGTGTCCTTCTCGGCACCACGCAGCAGCAGTCGCTCCTGCACGGCCTCGCCCAGCGGCGGACCGGAGTTCTCGCCGGGGCGGCGGACCGGGGTCTTGCGGGCCCGCTCGGCCATGAACGCACGCTCGGCGAGCACCGGGCCCTCGAAGCGGCGGACCCGGTCGACGGGGATGCCGGCCATTTGCGCGACCTCTTCCGCGGTCGCGCCGGCACGTATACGCGCCTGGATGTCGCGGGGGCGGAGGTGGCTCTCCACCTCGATCTCGATCTGGCCGAGGCGAGGACGGTCGCCGCGCACGGCGGCGCGGAGCCGTTCGTCGATCGGAAGCGTGTACTCCGTGCTGTCCGCAGCCTTCAGCA
The genomic region above belongs to Streptomyces coeruleorubidus and contains:
- a CDS encoding VOC family protein, with the translated sequence MTDARESAGPNGDTPARHTPGTPCWVSLMVHGPAATQEFYGTLFGWEFQPGPQQLGPYVRALLDGHEVAGIGRLPPDRHLPIAWTPYFASENADRTAETVRSCGGTIGVGPLDAADAGRLAIGSDPSGAVFGIWQAAAHLGTAVSGVPGTPAWNELLTFESASVAKFYRTVFGYEEPVVSADFDYVTLHLGGRPVAGVHGLGQALPRDRGPHWETYFQVADVDDALDHLVHLGGQVLKPAHDTTRGRVAAVADPEGARFALLQRPR
- a CDS encoding sulfurtransferase; translation: MNAIISASDLASVTGANPPVLLDVRWQLTVAKASGEPPYDGRAAYKAGHLPGAVFVDLDRELASAPGEGGRHPLPDLARFGAAMRRAGVSSGRPVVVYDGGQGWAAARAWWLLRWTGHPDVRVLDGGLPAWEGPLEKTVPTPAEGDFVPEPGAAGLLDAGAAAELARAGVLLDARAGERYRGEVEPIDPVAGHIPGAVSAPTTENVGADGCFLAAEELRARFKGLGVTEDARVGVYCGSGVSAAHEVLALAVAGIPAELYVGSWSEWSSDPDRPVAVGPDPQ
- the sepH gene encoding septation protein SepH; protein product: MPELRVVAVSNDGTRLVLKAADSTEYTLPIDERLRAAVRGDRPRLGQIEIEVESHLRPRDIQARIRAGATAEEVAQMAGIPVDRVRRFEGPVLAERAFMAERARKTPVRRPGENSGPPLGEAVQERLLLRGAEKDTVQWDSWRRDDGTWEVLLVYRVAGEPHSASWTYDPPRRLVQAVDDEARMLIGESDDLAAPEPSFPFVPRIARLPRDRPLDRSGDRERLSLPAQASEPVEESPDERDSLTSLLEAVPSFRGDLVVPERPAPEPEEEEPVAEPEAEEPPAPAASAGAAYADVLMPRSVGSHRDRLIGATDRQAEADGVRPGRRAAVPSWDEIVFGTRRKKQE
- a CDS encoding bifunctional GNAT family N-acetyltransferase/acetate--CoA ligase family protein, whose protein sequence is MQTSPDRHEYPAHWEADVVLRDGGTARIRPITVDDAERLVSFYEQVSDESKYYRFFAPYPRLSAKDVHRFTHHDFVDRVGLAATVGGEFIATVRYDRIGADGTPESAPAHPSPTTALAGGRSAPAPSEWAEVAFLVQDAHQGRGVASALLEHIAAVARERGIRRFAAEVLPANSKMIKVFTDAGYTQKRSFEDGVVRLEFDLEPTDRSLAVQYAREHRAEARSVQRLLAPGSVAVIGAGRTPGGVGRSVLGNIRDAGFTGRLHAVNKALPEGQKELDGVPAHRSVRDIDGPVDLAVVAVPAAHVPEVVTECGEHGVQGLVVVSAGYAESGTEGRERQRALVRQARTYGMRIIGPNAFGIINTSPRVRLNASLAPETPRPGRIGLFAQSGAIGIALLSRLHRRGGGVTGVTGVSTFVSSGNRADVSGNDVLQYWYEDPDTDVVLMYLESIGNPRKFTRLARRTAAAKPLVVVQGARHGAAPQGHAVRATRLPHATVSALLRQAGVIRVDTITELVDAGLLLARQPLPAGPRVAILGNSESLGLLTYDACLAEGLRPHPPQDLTTAASAADFHTALSRALADDRCDAVIVTAIPAVGEGSIADAALADALRSAAAAAPAKPVLVVHVELGGLAEALSAAASTAPQADADNGPQTRPDSPQVTPRPTPPGEPPEDSHLIPAYPAAERAVRALAQAVTYAQWRRDAADPGKVPEYEDIDQKGAAALIDGLLARGQGLTLGTEETCDLLGHYGIHVHRALPAPTPDAAAEAARTLGYPVALKATAPHLRHRADLGGVRLDLADEDQLRRSYTELTELFGAPEELRPVVQRMAPRGVDVVVRAVIDPAAGAVLSFGLAGAASQLLGDTAHRLIPVTDKEATSLVRSIRTAPLLFGWRGSAPADTRALEELLLRVSRLVDDHPEVVAVTLEPVVVASHGLSVLGASVRLAPPPARDDLGPRTLPAY
- a CDS encoding DUF5998 family protein codes for the protein MGVMAKTSTTTQGLRAAIERSGYYPALVAEAVEAAVGGEPIRSYLVHQETTFDQNEVRRHVTVLVLTDHRFIVSHTDEQAADGTSPTPYATTSTESVKLSRISSIVVSRVVANPESYKPGTLPREVVLTIGWGAVSRIDLEPAACGDPNCEADHGYTGNSTADDLSLRVSEAGDGPETVRQALAFAQALSEATADTAH
- a CDS encoding alkaline phosphatase family protein; translated protein: MAHPKTAWDHHPEPLTVASAPSPEYGSGSLADLLPTLAAGLGVPGMTAAISELTPADRNCVFLIDGLGWEQLKAHPEDAPFMTSLLATSRGGTGRPLTAGYPATTATSLASVGTGLPPGAHGLPGYTVRNPDTGELMNQLRWQPWTPPGPWQPYPTVFQLAHQAGVHAAQVSSPTFENTPLTKVALSGGRFLGRLTGEDRMDLAAEQLAAGDRSLVYTYFAEVDGAGHRFGVDSDTWRGQLMYADRLVQRLAEQLPPRSALYITADHGMIDVPFDEEHRIDFDEDWELSAGVALLGGEGRARHVYAVPGAANDVLTCWREVLGEQFWVASRDEAIAAGWFGPKIDERVYGRIGDVVAAARDDVLLIASEREPKESAMVGNHGSMTPAEQLVPLLEVRS
- a CDS encoding thymidine kinase; this translates as MPELVFFSGTMDCGKSTLALQIEHNRSARGLQGMIFSRDDRAGEGKLSSRLGLVTDAVEVEDGQDLYAYLVDHLSQGGRADYVIADEAQFLAPEQIDQLARVVDDLGLDVYAFGITTDFRSKLFPGSQRLVELADRVEVLQVEALCWCGARATHNARTIGGVMVVEGAQVVVGDVTHSADEIGYEVLCRRHHRRRMTSATARAAALSPDVLPVSSS